One region of Skermanella mucosa genomic DNA includes:
- the dnaA gene encoding chromosomal replication initiator protein DnaA, with the protein MSVGGSLDQQWARVSGRLKDEVGETAYRSWLKPLIVSELKGGEVRITVPTRFMRDWVLTHYADRIRALWSGENPRVQSVDIVVAPSRLDVGASANDDMGSDLSVPIPSDEVEEERPTSGAQLGLDGRDEHFAHLDPRFTFENFVVGKPNELAHAAARRVTDAATVTFNPLFLYGGVGLGKTHLMHAIAWQIRKKDPNRRVLYLSAEKFMYQFIRALRFKDTMAFKEQFRSVDVLMIDDVQFISGKDSTQEEFFHTFNALVDQNRQVVISADKSPSDLEGMEERLRSRLGWGLVADIHPTTYELRLGILQAKAESMNVQINSKVLEFLAHKITSNVRELEGALNRIVAHAELVGRAITLESTQEVLHDLLRANDRRVTIDEIQKKVAEHYNIRLADMHSARRARAVARPRQVAMYLAKQLTARSLPEIGRKFGGRDHTTVMHAVRKVEELRTSDQSFAEDVELLRRMLEG; encoded by the coding sequence ATGTCGGTAGGCGGTTCGTTGGATCAGCAATGGGCGCGGGTGAGCGGTCGGCTCAAGGACGAGGTCGGTGAGACGGCCTACCGGAGCTGGCTGAAGCCGCTCATCGTCAGCGAGCTGAAGGGCGGCGAGGTTCGCATCACCGTGCCGACCCGGTTCATGCGCGACTGGGTGCTGACCCACTACGCGGACCGGATCCGCGCCCTGTGGTCCGGCGAGAATCCGCGGGTCCAGTCGGTGGACATCGTCGTGGCGCCCAGCCGGCTGGATGTCGGCGCCTCCGCCAACGACGACATGGGGAGCGACCTGTCCGTCCCGATTCCCTCCGACGAGGTCGAGGAGGAGCGGCCGACCTCCGGTGCCCAGCTCGGGCTGGACGGCCGGGACGAGCATTTCGCCCACCTGGACCCGCGCTTCACCTTCGAGAATTTCGTCGTCGGCAAGCCGAACGAGCTGGCTCACGCCGCCGCCCGGCGGGTCACCGACGCCGCGACCGTCACCTTCAACCCGCTGTTCCTCTATGGCGGGGTCGGCCTCGGCAAGACCCACCTGATGCACGCCATCGCCTGGCAGATCCGCAAGAAGGACCCCAACCGCCGGGTGCTGTACCTGTCGGCCGAGAAGTTCATGTACCAGTTCATCCGGGCGCTCCGCTTCAAGGACACCATGGCCTTCAAGGAGCAGTTCCGGTCGGTCGACGTGCTGATGATCGACGACGTACAGTTCATCAGCGGCAAGGACAGCACCCAGGAGGAGTTCTTCCACACCTTCAACGCCCTGGTCGACCAGAACCGCCAGGTCGTGATCTCCGCCGACAAGTCGCCGTCCGACCTGGAGGGGATGGAGGAGCGCCTGCGCTCCCGCCTCGGCTGGGGGCTGGTCGCCGACATACACCCGACCACCTACGAGCTGCGGCTCGGCATCCTCCAGGCCAAGGCCGAGTCGATGAACGTCCAGATCAACTCCAAGGTCCTGGAGTTCCTGGCCCACAAGATCACCTCCAACGTCCGCGAGCTGGAAGGGGCGCTGAACCGCATCGTCGCCCACGCCGAGCTGGTCGGCCGGGCGATCACGCTGGAATCGACCCAGGAGGTCCTGCACGACCTGCTCCGGGCCAACGACCGCCGCGTCACCATCGACGAGATCCAGAAGAAGGTGGCGGAGCATTACAACATCCGCCTCGCCGACATGCATTCGGCCCGGCGCGCCCGCGCCGTCGCCCGGCCCCGGCAGGTCGCCATGTACCTGGCCAAGCAGCTCACCGCCCGCTCCCTGCCGGAGATCGGCCGCAAGTTCGGCGGCCGCGACCACACCACCGTGATGCACGCCGTCCGCAAGGTGGAGGAGCTGAGGACCTCCGACCAGAGCTTCGCCGAGGACGTGGAGCTTCTGCGCCGCATGCTTGAGGGCTGA
- the dnaN gene encoding DNA polymerase III subunit beta, translating into MKITIERAALLRSLGHVQSVVERRNTIPILSNVMLKAENGELALTATDMDLEIVESVPADIAQPGSTTAPAHTLYDIVRKLPDGSQVELDSSGDNGLLTLRSGRSNFKLGCLPVEDFPQMSGGDMAHRFTLAASDLRNLVDRTRFAISTEETRYYLNGIYLHATKSRAGEAEMPVLRAVATDGHRLARVEIPLPDGASGIPGVIVPRKTVLEIRKLIDEAADRIEVSLSETKVRFGFDSVTVTSKLIDGTFPDYERVIPTGNDKVLEVDSRVFASAVDRVATISTEKSRAVKLSIDRGNLTLSATSPEAGSATEELEVSYDSSPLEIGFNSRYLLDITQQIEGDGARFTMADAASPTIVRDVADSSALYVLMPMRV; encoded by the coding sequence ATGAAAATCACGATCGAACGAGCCGCCCTCCTCCGCTCCCTCGGGCATGTTCAAAGCGTGGTGGAACGCCGGAACACCATTCCCATCCTGTCCAACGTCATGCTGAAGGCCGAGAACGGCGAACTGGCCCTGACCGCGACCGACATGGACCTGGAAATCGTCGAATCCGTTCCCGCCGACATCGCCCAGCCGGGATCGACCACGGCGCCGGCCCACACCCTGTACGACATCGTCCGCAAGCTGCCCGACGGCAGCCAGGTGGAGCTGGACAGCTCCGGTGACAACGGGCTGCTGACGCTGCGGTCGGGCCGCTCCAACTTCAAGCTGGGCTGCCTGCCGGTCGAGGACTTCCCCCAGATGTCCGGCGGCGACATGGCCCACCGTTTCACCCTCGCCGCCTCCGACCTGCGGAACCTGGTGGACCGCACCCGCTTCGCGATCTCCACGGAGGAGACCCGCTACTACCTCAACGGCATCTACCTGCACGCCACCAAGTCCCGCGCCGGCGAGGCGGAGATGCCGGTGCTGCGCGCGGTCGCGACCGACGGCCACCGGCTGGCCCGGGTCGAGATCCCGCTGCCCGACGGGGCGTCCGGCATTCCCGGCGTGATCGTGCCGCGCAAGACCGTGCTGGAGATCCGCAAGCTGATCGACGAGGCAGCCGACCGGATCGAGGTCAGCCTGTCCGAGACCAAGGTCCGCTTCGGCTTCGACTCCGTGACGGTGACTTCCAAGCTGATCGACGGCACCTTCCCCGACTACGAGCGGGTGATCCCGACCGGCAACGACAAGGTGCTGGAGGTGGACAGCCGGGTCTTCGCCAGCGCCGTGGACCGGGTCGCGACGATCTCGACCGAGAAGAGCCGGGCGGTCAAGCTCAGCATCGACCGGGGCAACCTGACCCTGTCGGCGACCAGCCCCGAGGCCGGCAGCGCCACCGAGGAGCTGGAGGTCAGTTATGACAGCTCCCCCCTCGAAATCGGCTTCAACTCTCGCTATCTATTGGACATCACTCAGCAGATCGAGGGTGACGGCGCCCGCTTCACCATGGCCGACGCCGCGTCGCCCACGATCGTCCGGGATGTGGCCGACAGTTCGGCCCTGTATGTTCTGATGCCGATGCGCGTTTGA
- the recF gene encoding DNA replication/repair protein RecF (All proteins in this family for which functions are known are DNA-binding proteins that assist the filamentation of RecA onto DNA for the initiation of recombination or recombinational repair.), producing the protein MSSGPMALRDAPAPRLAVTRLTLTQFRCYDGARLNADARPVVLTGPNGAGKTNLLEAVSFLSPGRGLRRARLADVERIGAPGGSGWAVAARVETPFGPVDIGTGRDGAADGASERRLVRIDGHPVRGQVALAEHVALTWLTPQMDRLFVEGSSGRRRFLDRLVFGFDPAHAGRLSRYEHALRERGRLLRDGRGDDAWLSALEDEMATSGVAVAAARRDMVARLQQACEQATGPFPRADLAVSGTVEDWLADQPALAAEDALRRRLSESRRHDGSGNAGEGGTAGPHRSDLAVRHRGKDMPAEFCSTGEQKALLIAIVLANARLMAAERGQPPLMLLDEVAAHLDADRRSALFGEILDLGAQAWLTGTDAGIFAELGDRASFFRVEDAHVHPA; encoded by the coding sequence ATGTCGTCAGGCCCGATGGCCTTGCGCGACGCGCCCGCCCCCAGGCTGGCGGTCACGCGCCTGACCCTGACCCAGTTCCGCTGCTATGACGGCGCGCGGCTCAACGCCGACGCGCGCCCGGTCGTGCTGACGGGGCCGAACGGCGCCGGCAAGACCAACCTGCTGGAAGCCGTCAGCTTCCTGTCGCCCGGCCGCGGCCTGCGCCGCGCCCGCCTGGCCGACGTGGAGCGGATCGGGGCGCCCGGCGGCAGCGGCTGGGCGGTCGCGGCCCGGGTCGAGACGCCGTTCGGCCCGGTCGATATCGGCACCGGCCGGGACGGCGCCGCCGACGGCGCGTCGGAACGCCGCCTCGTCCGGATCGACGGCCATCCCGTGCGCGGCCAGGTGGCCCTTGCTGAGCATGTCGCGCTGACCTGGCTGACGCCCCAGATGGACCGCCTGTTCGTCGAGGGGTCGAGCGGCCGCCGCCGCTTCCTGGACCGTCTGGTGTTCGGCTTCGACCCCGCCCATGCCGGGCGGCTCAGCCGTTACGAGCACGCGCTGCGCGAGCGCGGGCGCCTGCTGCGCGACGGGCGCGGCGACGACGCCTGGCTGTCCGCGCTGGAGGACGAGATGGCGACCTCCGGCGTCGCGGTCGCCGCCGCCCGGCGCGACATGGTGGCGCGGCTCCAGCAGGCCTGCGAGCAGGCGACCGGCCCGTTCCCGCGCGCCGACCTCGCGGTCTCCGGCACGGTGGAGGACTGGCTGGCCGACCAGCCGGCCCTGGCGGCCGAGGACGCGCTGCGCCGCCGGCTCTCCGAGTCCCGCCGCCACGATGGCTCCGGGAACGCGGGGGAGGGCGGCACCGCGGGTCCCCACCGCAGCGACCTCGCGGTCCGCCACCGCGGCAAGGACATGCCGGCCGAGTTCTGCTCGACCGGCGAGCAGAAGGCCCTGCTGATCGCCATCGTCCTGGCCAACGCCCGGCTGATGGCGGCGGAGCGCGGCCAGCCGCCCCTGATGCTGCTGGACGAGGTGGCGGCCCACCTGGACGCCGACCGGCGCAGCGCCCTGTTCGGCGAGATCCTGGATCTCGGCGCCCAGGCCTGGCTGACCGGCACCGACGCCGGCATCTTCGCCGAGCTGGGCGACCGGGCCAGCTTCTTCCGCGTGGAGGACGCCCATGTCCATCCGGCCTGA
- the gyrB gene encoding DNA topoisomerase (ATP-hydrolyzing) subunit B yields the protein MAQEAFKTPDSAPQEYGAHSIKVLKGLDAVRKRPGMYIGDTDDGSGLHHMVYEVVDNAIDESLAGYCDKVEVVLNADGSVTVRDNGRGIPVDMHEEEGVSAAEVIMTQLHAGGKFDQNSYKVSGGLHGVGVSVVNALSELLTLRIWRAGRIWEMDFRHGDRVEPLRDAGEAPLVDGKPLTGTEVTFLPAKSTFTKVEFDFGTLEHRLRELAFLNSGVYLQLADARGVEPKVVDLHYEGGLEAFVQYLDRSKAALHKPAIALSAVRPSELGGEITVEAALQWNDSYHETMLCFTNNIPQRDGGTHLAGFRAALTRTINAYATESGIAKKEKVTLTGDDMREGLTCVLSVKVPDPKFSSQTKDKLVSSEVRPVVESAISEALATWFEEHPNEAKRITAKVVEAAAAREAARKARELTRRKGVLDITSLPGKLADCQERDPALSELFIVEGDSAGGSAKQGRSRQYQAILPLRGKILNVERARFDKMLGSAEIGTLIAALGTGIGREEFDVAKTRYHKIIIMTDADVDGSHIRTLLLTFFYRQMPQVIEQGYLYIAQPPLYRIKRGNARERYLKDDKALEDYLTDEGIDDVIFSPSSDGVMVVGERLKALVEQARAARGPLETVTRKAGSLRVVEQAAIAGAYDLAILNDPDRAAALATEIATRLNTLSDSDGMTGGGWQGSANQDALVISRTRRGVTHRHVFDRDLLKSVEARTLNTMAASLKANYAAIGRLTHKDKELRPITGPLALLDAIMELGRHGVTIQRYKGLGEMNPEQLWETTLDPTKRSLLQVKVNHADEAEEVFSTLMGDIVEPRREFIQDNALKVANLDV from the coding sequence ATGGCACAGGAAGCTTTCAAGACACCCGACTCCGCACCGCAGGAATACGGCGCCCACTCCATCAAGGTCTTGAAGGGGCTGGACGCGGTGCGGAAGCGCCCTGGCATGTATATCGGCGACACCGATGACGGCTCGGGCCTCCACCACATGGTCTACGAGGTGGTGGACAACGCGATCGACGAGTCGTTGGCGGGATACTGCGACAAGGTGGAGGTGGTGCTCAACGCCGACGGATCGGTCACGGTCCGCGACAACGGCCGCGGCATCCCCGTGGACATGCACGAGGAGGAGGGGGTTTCGGCGGCCGAGGTCATCATGACCCAGCTCCACGCCGGCGGCAAGTTCGACCAGAACTCCTACAAGGTGTCCGGCGGCCTGCACGGCGTCGGCGTCTCCGTCGTCAACGCCCTGTCCGAGCTGCTGACGCTGCGCATCTGGCGCGCCGGCCGGATCTGGGAGATGGATTTCCGCCACGGCGACCGGGTCGAGCCGCTGAGGGACGCGGGCGAGGCCCCCCTGGTGGACGGCAAGCCGCTGACCGGCACCGAGGTCACGTTCCTGCCGGCCAAGTCCACCTTCACCAAGGTGGAGTTCGATTTCGGCACGCTGGAGCACCGGCTGCGCGAGCTGGCCTTCCTCAATTCCGGCGTCTATCTCCAGCTCGCCGACGCCCGCGGGGTCGAGCCCAAGGTGGTCGACCTGCATTACGAGGGCGGGCTGGAAGCCTTCGTCCAGTACCTGGACCGGTCCAAGGCGGCGCTGCACAAGCCGGCGATCGCCTTGTCCGCCGTCCGCCCCAGCGAGCTGGGCGGCGAGATCACGGTGGAGGCGGCGCTCCAGTGGAACGACAGCTATCACGAGACGATGCTGTGCTTCACCAACAACATCCCGCAGCGTGACGGCGGCACCCACCTGGCCGGCTTCCGCGCCGCGCTGACCCGCACGATCAACGCCTACGCCACCGAATCCGGCATCGCCAAGAAGGAAAAGGTCACCCTGACCGGCGACGACATGCGCGAGGGACTGACCTGCGTGCTGTCGGTCAAGGTGCCGGACCCCAAGTTCTCCAGCCAGACCAAGGACAAGCTGGTCTCGTCCGAGGTCCGCCCCGTGGTCGAGTCGGCGATCTCCGAGGCGCTCGCCACCTGGTTCGAGGAGCACCCGAACGAGGCCAAGCGCATCACCGCCAAGGTGGTGGAGGCCGCCGCCGCCCGCGAGGCCGCCCGCAAGGCGCGCGAGCTGACCCGGCGCAAGGGCGTCCTGGACATCACCTCGCTGCCGGGCAAGCTGGCCGACTGCCAGGAGCGCGACCCCGCGCTGTCCGAGCTGTTCATCGTCGAGGGCGACTCGGCGGGCGGCTCGGCCAAGCAGGGCCGCTCGCGCCAGTACCAGGCGATCCTGCCGCTCCGCGGCAAGATCCTGAACGTGGAGCGGGCGCGCTTCGACAAGATGCTCGGCTCGGCGGAGATCGGCACGCTGATCGCGGCGCTGGGCACCGGCATCGGCCGGGAGGAGTTCGACGTCGCCAAGACGCGCTACCACAAGATCATCATCATGACCGACGCCGATGTGGACGGCTCCCACATCCGCACGCTGCTGCTGACCTTCTTCTACCGCCAGATGCCCCAGGTGATCGAGCAGGGCTACCTGTACATCGCCCAGCCGCCGCTCTACCGGATCAAGCGCGGCAACGCGCGGGAGCGGTACCTGAAGGACGACAAGGCGCTGGAGGATTACCTGACCGACGAGGGCATCGACGACGTGATCTTCAGCCCGTCGTCCGACGGCGTCATGGTCGTCGGCGAGCGCCTGAAGGCCCTGGTCGAGCAGGCCCGCGCCGCGCGCGGCCCGCTGGAGACGGTGACCCGCAAGGCCGGCAGCCTGCGCGTGGTCGAGCAGGCGGCCATCGCGGGCGCCTACGACCTAGCGATCCTCAACGACCCGGACCGCGCCGCCGCGCTGGCGACGGAGATCGCGACGCGCCTCAACACCCTGTCCGACAGCGACGGCATGACCGGCGGCGGCTGGCAGGGCAGCGCCAACCAGGACGCCCTGGTGATCTCCCGCACCCGGCGCGGCGTGACCCACCGCCACGTTTTCGACCGCGACCTGCTGAAGAGCGTCGAGGCCCGCACCCTCAACACCATGGCCGCCTCGCTCAAGGCCAACTACGCCGCCATCGGCCGCCTGACCCACAAGGACAAGGAACTCCGCCCGATCACCGGCCCCCTGGCCCTGCTCGACGCGATCATGGAGCTGGGCCGCCACGGCGTGACCATCCAGCGCTACAAGGGCCTGGGCGAGATGAACCCCGAGCAGCTCTGGGAAACCACCCTCGACCCGACCAAGCGCTCCCTGCTCCAGGTCAAGGTCAACCACGCCGACGAGGCCGAGGAGGTCTTCAGCACCCTGATGGGCGACATCGTGGAGCCGAGGCGCGAGTTCATCCAGGACAACGCGCTGAAGGTCGCGAACCTGGACGTGTAG
- a CDS encoding Spy/CpxP family protein refolding chaperone, whose protein sequence is MKTFTRMTLPVLALLASAAFAQAQPQSPMQAPMQSRADDHQAHHPAGQTAQAQPDAAPMQQPGAGMGMRGMGGQQGMPMQGMPMGGQGGMMMDCPMMRSGQGGASAGMPMMQGMGQGMMGGMGQGMMGNMGQGMGMPFEHAEGRIAFLKAEIGITDAQQNAWNAFADAMRRNAETHRAMHRQMMGAEAAAASDWQERLDRRARMMTARAEAMTALNAAAGPLFSALSEDQRQKAERLLSGPMGMM, encoded by the coding sequence ATGAAGACCTTTACCCGCATGACGCTCCCCGTTCTCGCGCTGCTGGCCTCGGCGGCCTTCGCCCAGGCCCAGCCGCAATCCCCGATGCAGGCCCCGATGCAATCCCGGGCGGACGACCACCAGGCCCACCATCCCGCCGGCCAGACCGCGCAGGCGCAGCCCGATGCGGCTCCGATGCAGCAGCCGGGCGCCGGCATGGGGATGCGGGGCATGGGCGGCCAACAAGGCATGCCCATGCAAGGAATGCCCATGGGCGGCCAGGGCGGCATGATGATGGATTGCCCGATGATGCGCTCCGGCCAGGGCGGCGCCTCCGCGGGCATGCCCATGATGCAGGGCATGGGCCAAGGCATGATGGGCGGAATGGGCCAGGGCATGATGGGAAACATGGGCCAGGGCATGGGCATGCCCTTCGAGCATGCCGAGGGCCGCATCGCCTTCCTGAAGGCCGAGATCGGCATCACCGACGCGCAGCAGAACGCCTGGAACGCCTTCGCCGACGCGATGCGCCGCAACGCGGAGACGCACCGGGCCATGCATCGGCAGATGATGGGCGCGGAAGCCGCAGCCGCCTCGGACTGGCAGGAGCGTCTCGATCGGCGGGCCCGGATGATGACCGCCCGCGCCGAGGCCATGACCGCCCTGAACGCCGCCGCCGGGCCGCTGTTCTCCGCCTTGTCGGAAGACCAGCGGCAGAAGGCCGAGAGGTTGCTTTCCGGCCCCATGGGCATGATGTGA
- a CDS encoding DUF411 domain-containing protein: protein MKTRKTLLAALTGALAIGAAAFAAMPAHADPAAAGQEVEVWKSPSCGCCGGWVKHMQAAGFTVKVHDIEDVQPVKTASGVPDALGSCHTAKVGGYVVEGHVPAKDVLRLLAEKPKATGLSAPGMPADAPGMDMGTGQPYDVILFDAGGGAKVYARH from the coding sequence ATGAAGACCAGGAAGACCCTGCTCGCCGCCCTGACCGGCGCCCTCGCGATCGGCGCCGCCGCCTTCGCGGCCATGCCCGCCCACGCCGACCCGGCCGCCGCCGGCCAGGAGGTGGAAGTCTGGAAATCCCCCAGCTGCGGCTGCTGCGGCGGCTGGGTGAAGCACATGCAGGCCGCCGGCTTCACCGTGAAGGTCCACGACATCGAGGACGTGCAGCCGGTCAAGACGGCCAGCGGCGTCCCCGACGCGCTGGGCTCCTGCCACACCGCCAAGGTCGGCGGCTACGTGGTCGAGGGCCACGTCCCCGCGAAGGACGTCCTGCGCCTGCTCGCGGAGAAGCCGAAGGCGACGGGGCTGTCCGCCCCCGGAATGCCGGCGGACGCGCCCGGCATGGATATGGGGACCGGCCAGCCCTACGACGTGATCCTGTTCGACGCCGGCGGCGGCGCCAAGGTCTACGCGCGGCACTGA
- a CDS encoding heavy metal translocating P-type ATPase — MADPHPAGNHHGHQGSHHHGHPHPDDGKPTAKDPVCGMTVDPATSRHRAEHGGRTLHFCSAACHDRFVADPDRYLNPADKPPEPAGQGVIYTCPMHPEIRQEGPGTCPICGMALEPVGGGAEDGPNPELADMTRRFRIGAILTVPLFILEMAAHIPGMGLHGILPPRVSLWIQFLLATPVVLWAGWPLLERGWRSFATRRLNMFSLIALGVGAAYLFSLVATFLPGLFPAGFRNAEGLVAVYYEAAAVITVLVLLGQVLELRARERTGGAIKALLNLAPKTARRIRDGGEDEEVPLDRVQVGDRLRVRPGESVPVDGTVLDGRGAVDESMVTGESMPVEKAPGTKVIGGTLNQTGALVVRADGVGSDTMLSRIVAMVAEAQRSRAPIQRLADIVSAWFVPSVIVVAVLAFAAWMALGPSPAFAYALIAAVSVLIIACPCALGLATPMSIMVGVGKGATAGVLIKNAEALERFEKVDTLVVDKTGTLTEGRPRVVAVVPAPGFDETSVLSLAAGLERSSEHPLAAAIVSAARDRGLESPDVTGFGSVTGKGVSGNVGGRNVSLGNAAMMRDQGIALGDLESRADALRRDGATALFASIDGRPGGVIAVADPVKASTPEALARLREDGIRIVMLTGDNRTTAEAVARTLGISDIEAEVLPQDKNQVVKRLKAQGRVVAMAGDGVNDAPALAEADVGIAMGTGTDVAIQSAGVTLVKGDLAGIARARTLSRATMSNIRQNLVLAFVYNALGVPVAAGLFYPLFGWTLSPIIAAAAMALSSVSVIGNALRLRTLRL, encoded by the coding sequence ATGGCCGATCCGCATCCCGCAGGCAACCACCACGGCCACCAAGGCAGCCACCACCACGGCCATCCCCATCCGGACGACGGCAAGCCGACGGCGAAGGACCCCGTCTGCGGCATGACCGTGGACCCGGCCACGTCCCGGCACCGCGCCGAACATGGCGGGCGGACCCTGCATTTCTGCTCGGCCGCCTGCCATGACAGGTTCGTCGCCGATCCCGACCGCTACCTGAACCCCGCCGACAAGCCGCCGGAGCCGGCCGGGCAGGGCGTCATCTACACCTGCCCGATGCACCCCGAGATCCGCCAGGAGGGTCCGGGCACCTGTCCCATCTGCGGCATGGCGCTGGAGCCGGTCGGCGGCGGGGCCGAGGACGGGCCCAACCCCGAACTCGCCGACATGACCCGGCGTTTCCGGATCGGCGCCATCCTGACCGTCCCCCTGTTCATCCTGGAAATGGCGGCGCACATCCCCGGCATGGGGCTCCATGGCATCCTGCCGCCCCGCGTCTCCCTCTGGATCCAGTTCCTGCTGGCCACGCCGGTCGTCCTGTGGGCGGGATGGCCGCTGCTGGAGCGCGGCTGGCGCTCCTTCGCCACCCGCCGCCTCAACATGTTCTCGCTGATCGCGCTCGGCGTGGGCGCCGCCTACCTGTTCAGCCTCGTCGCCACGTTCCTGCCGGGCCTCTTCCCGGCCGGGTTCCGCAACGCGGAGGGACTGGTCGCGGTCTATTACGAGGCGGCGGCCGTCATCACCGTCCTGGTGCTGCTGGGGCAGGTCCTGGAACTCCGCGCGCGGGAACGGACCGGCGGCGCCATCAAGGCCCTGTTGAACCTGGCGCCCAAGACCGCCCGGCGCATCCGCGACGGCGGCGAGGACGAGGAGGTCCCGCTCGACCGCGTGCAGGTCGGCGACCGCCTGCGGGTCAGGCCCGGCGAGAGCGTTCCCGTGGACGGCACGGTGCTCGACGGGCGCGGCGCCGTGGACGAGTCCATGGTGACCGGCGAGTCCATGCCCGTGGAGAAGGCGCCCGGGACCAAGGTCATCGGCGGCACCCTCAACCAGACCGGCGCGCTGGTCGTGCGGGCGGACGGGGTCGGCTCCGACACGATGCTGTCGCGCATCGTCGCCATGGTCGCGGAGGCCCAGCGCAGCCGGGCCCCCATCCAGCGGCTCGCAGACATCGTGTCCGCCTGGTTCGTGCCCTCCGTCATCGTCGTGGCCGTGCTGGCCTTCGCCGCCTGGATGGCCTTGGGGCCGTCCCCCGCCTTCGCCTATGCCCTCATCGCCGCCGTCTCGGTCCTCATCATCGCGTGCCCCTGCGCCCTGGGGCTGGCGACGCCGATGTCCATCATGGTCGGCGTCGGCAAGGGGGCGACCGCGGGCGTGCTGATCAAGAACGCGGAGGCGCTGGAGCGCTTCGAGAAGGTGGACACGCTGGTCGTGGACAAGACCGGCACCCTGACCGAGGGCCGGCCCCGCGTCGTCGCCGTGGTCCCTGCGCCCGGCTTCGACGAAACTTCCGTCCTGTCGCTGGCCGCGGGACTGGAGCGGTCGAGCGAGCATCCGCTGGCGGCGGCCATCGTCTCCGCCGCCCGGGACAGGGGCCTGGAATCCCCCGACGTGACCGGCTTCGGGTCGGTGACCGGCAAGGGCGTTTCCGGAAATGTCGGCGGGCGGAACGTCTCGCTGGGCAACGCCGCGATGATGCGGGACCAGGGCATCGCCCTGGGCGACCTGGAAAGCCGCGCCGACGCGCTGCGGCGGGACGGCGCAACGGCGCTGTTCGCGTCGATCGACGGCAGGCCCGGCGGCGTGATCGCCGTCGCCGATCCCGTCAAGGCCAGCACGCCCGAGGCGCTCGCCAGGCTGCGCGAGGACGGCATCCGCATCGTCATGCTGACCGGCGACAACCGGACCACCGCCGAAGCCGTGGCCCGGACCCTCGGCATCTCCGACATCGAGGCGGAGGTCCTGCCCCAGGACAAGAACCAGGTCGTGAAACGCCTCAAGGCCCAAGGCCGCGTGGTCGCCATGGCGGGCGACGGCGTCAACGACGCCCCGGCCCTGGCGGAGGCCGATGTGGGGATCGCCATGGGCACCGGGACCGACGTCGCCATCCAGAGCGCCGGCGTGACCCTGGTGAAGGGCGATCTGGCGGGTATCGCCCGGGCTCGGACGCTCAGCCGGGCCACCATGTCCAACATCCGCCAGAACCTCGTCCTGGCCTTCGTCTACAACGCGCTGGGTGTCCCCGTCGCCGCCGGCCTGTTCTATCCGCTGTTCGGCTGGACCCTCAGCCCGATCATCGCCGCCGCCGCGATGGCGCTCAGCTCCGTCAGCGTGATCGGCAACGCCCTGCGCCTCAGGACGCTCCGCCTGTGA